A single region of the Streptococcus macedonicus ACA-DC 198 genome encodes:
- a CDS encoding Two component system histidine kinase has product MFRKLRIRFIAIASLAILIVLFSVVGVLISARHIQTVNEINKILTLISDNDGTFPSVSKATSELGNTVSVDTLFQYRYFSAVIDKDGNITSLNSSSISDLTDEQVESYLTKINKSGDRSGDFRYNNHTYSYLVTDESDDSKLIVVLDSTNQVEENMTLLHLSLWMSGVSFVFFVLMVSIFSGRVIEPFIRNYERQRRFITNAGHELKTPLAIISANNELVEMMNGESEWTKSTNDQVERLTGLINSLVAMARLEEQPEVVLTDLNFSAISEDAAEDFKGPVIKDGKQFVMEIQPDIHVKAEEKSLFELVTLLVDNANKYCDAGGTVSVKLSKANRLSKARLEISNTYAEGKNVDYSKFFERFYREDESHNNKKSGYGIGLSMAQTMVKLFKGSISVSYSRDTITFLVSL; this is encoded by the coding sequence ATGTTTCGAAAATTAAGGATTCGTTTTATTGCGATTGCTTCTTTAGCCATTCTGATTGTCTTGTTTTCAGTGGTTGGGGTGCTTATTTCTGCCCGTCATATTCAAACGGTAAATGAAATCAACAAGATTTTAACCTTGATTTCAGATAATGACGGAACGTTTCCAAGTGTTTCCAAGGCAACCAGCGAATTAGGCAACACGGTTTCTGTCGATACGCTCTTTCAATATCGGTATTTTAGTGCTGTTATTGATAAAGATGGAAATATCACCTCGTTAAATTCGAGTAGTATTTCTGATTTGACCGATGAGCAAGTGGAAAGTTACCTGACTAAGATTAATAAATCAGGTGATAGGAGCGGTGATTTTCGTTACAATAATCACACCTATTCTTATCTTGTAACGGATGAATCAGATGATTCGAAATTGATTGTTGTCTTAGACTCAACAAATCAAGTTGAAGAAAATATGACACTGCTTCATCTTTCTTTATGGATGTCAGGGGTTAGTTTTGTCTTCTTTGTTCTCATGGTTTCTATTTTTTCTGGTAGGGTTATTGAGCCTTTTATCCGAAATTATGAGCGACAACGTCGTTTTATCACGAATGCTGGGCATGAATTAAAGACACCTTTGGCAATTATTTCGGCTAATAATGAATTGGTTGAGATGATGAACGGTGAATCAGAATGGACAAAAAGTACCAATGATCAAGTTGAACGTTTGACTGGCTTGATTAATAGTTTGGTGGCTATGGCTCGTCTAGAAGAACAACCTGAAGTCGTGTTGACCGATTTGAATTTTTCAGCAATTTCTGAAGATGCTGCCGAGGACTTTAAAGGTCCTGTCATCAAAGACGGCAAGCAATTTGTCATGGAAATTCAACCTGATATTCATGTCAAAGCAGAAGAAAAATCACTTTTTGAATTGGTGACTCTTTTGGTTGATAATGCCAATAAATATTGTGATGCAGGAGGAACGGTTTCAGTTAAATTAAGCAAAGCTAATCGCCTCTCAAAAGCACGTTTGGAAATTTCCAATACCTACGCCGAAGGCAAGAATGTTGATTATAGCAAATTCTTTGAACGTTTTTACCGTGAAGATGAATCACATAATAACAAAAAATCAGGTTATGGTATCGGATTGTCAATGGCGCAGACCATGGTCAAACTCTTCAAAGGAAGCATTAGCGTTTCTTATAGCAGAGATACCATTACATTCTTAGTAAGTTTGTAG
- a CDS encoding Two-component response regulator, translating into MKILVAEDEIQMNRVLTTALTHEGYDVDSVYDGQAAIDMANENAYDVMVMDIMMPVKSGIEAVQEIRQTGNQSHIIMLTAMAEVDDRVTGLDAGADDYLTKPFSLKELLARLRSMSRRVDTNFTSNILTVGTVTLNVGEQELVSQNTIRLAVKESKMLEFFMLNVGKKLSTDQIFNHVWANDKDDPEIDNGYVFIYVSYLRQKLKSIGANVVIEGEEMGDYELKKL; encoded by the coding sequence ATGAAAATATTAGTTGCAGAAGATGAAATTCAAATGAATCGTGTGTTGACTACGGCGTTAACCCATGAAGGTTATGATGTAGATTCGGTTTATGATGGACAGGCAGCTATTGATATGGCAAATGAAAATGCCTATGATGTTATGGTCATGGATATTATGATGCCTGTCAAATCTGGCATTGAAGCTGTGCAAGAAATTCGTCAAACAGGCAACCAGTCACACATTATTATGTTGACTGCTATGGCTGAAGTTGATGACCGTGTGACAGGCTTAGATGCTGGAGCAGATGATTATTTGACCAAACCTTTTTCATTAAAAGAACTATTAGCGCGTTTGCGGTCAATGTCACGTCGTGTGGATACCAATTTCACGTCTAATATTTTGACCGTTGGAACAGTTACTTTGAATGTTGGTGAACAGGAACTTGTCAGTCAAAACACCATTCGCCTAGCAGTTAAAGAATCTAAAATGCTGGAATTCTTCATGCTCAATGTAGGCAAGAAATTATCAACCGACCAAATTTTTAACCATGTTTGGGCAAATGACAAAGATGACCCAGAGATTGATAATGGCTATGTTTTTATCTACGTTTCCTACCTTCGTCAAAAATTGAAATCAATCGGCGCAAATGTAGTGATTGAGGGTGAGGAAATGGGTGATTATGAGTTGAAAAAATTGTAG
- a CDS encoding GTP pyrophosphokinase — MTDMIYGEYADYLPLILEDFSQRICKKNDEVKKETGYKLFEHFIARVKTPESMTEKCQRKNFPVTTESALKKVRDSIGLRIVCGFVDDIYTLVDLIRSFDDCTIVAEKDYIKNAKPNGYRSYHLIVEVVTPYPDCLGNKQGSYFIEIQLRTIAMDSWASLEHQMNYKHDIKDPKRIVRELKRCADELASCDLTMQTIRNLIQESSQD; from the coding sequence ATGACAGATATGATTTATGGAGAATATGCTGATTACCTACCTTTGATTTTGGAGGACTTTAGTCAGCGTATTTGCAAGAAAAATGATGAGGTAAAAAAAGAGACTGGTTATAAGCTGTTTGAACATTTTATCGCTCGCGTTAAGACACCTGAAAGTATGACAGAGAAGTGTCAACGCAAAAATTTTCCAGTAACAACCGAGTCTGCTTTGAAAAAAGTGCGTGATAGTATTGGTCTGCGGATAGTATGTGGTTTTGTTGATGATATTTATACCTTAGTGGACCTTATCCGTTCTTTTGATGATTGCACCATTGTTGCTGAAAAAGATTACATCAAAAATGCGAAACCAAATGGCTATCGTTCTTACCATTTGATAGTAGAAGTTGTGACGCCTTATCCTGATTGTTTGGGAAATAAGCAGGGCTCATACTTTATTGAAATACAGCTTCGCACCATTGCTATGGATTCTTGGGCTAGTTTGGAACATCAAATGAATTATAAGCATGATATTAAAGACCCGAAACGGATTGTTCGTGAGCTCAAACGCTGCGCAGATGAATTAGCGTCTTGTGATTTGACCATGCAAACCATTCGAAACCTCATCCAAGAAAGCTCCCAAGATTAA
- a CDS encoding L-proline glycine betaine binding ABC transporter protein ProX/Osmotic adaptation — MIDYFKTSSDKLITAFIEHIELTSFSLLFALLFASVITVILLFYPKIRQASVYVLSLLYAIPSFALFALLIPVTGLGTRTAIIALVIYAQYTLVRTFLAGLTQVDDSIVEAATGMGMTRWQILAKIQLPLAQSSIFAGLRLAASSVIAIATMASTINAGGLGSILFDGLRTMSLPKLLWGIILTVSLSLLVNLILYLVEELVKNESVS; from the coding sequence ATGATTGATTATTTTAAGACATCTTCTGATAAGTTAATCACAGCGTTCATTGAACATATTGAATTGACGAGTTTTTCCCTACTATTTGCTTTGCTATTTGCTAGTGTCATCACGGTGATTTTGCTGTTTTACCCTAAAATAAGGCAGGCTTCTGTTTACGTCTTATCACTATTGTACGCTATTCCGAGTTTTGCCCTGTTTGCCCTGTTGATTCCTGTGACAGGTTTGGGGACGCGAACAGCCATAATAGCTTTGGTAATCTATGCGCAATATACGTTAGTTCGCACATTTTTAGCAGGATTGACACAAGTTGATGACAGTATTGTTGAAGCGGCGACTGGTATGGGGATGACAAGGTGGCAAATATTAGCAAAAATTCAGTTGCCATTGGCGCAATCCTCTATTTTTGCAGGATTACGTTTGGCAGCAAGTTCAGTGATTGCTATCGCAACAATGGCCTCAACGATTAATGCAGGCGGTCTAGGTAGTATTTTGTTTGATGGACTCCGCACAATGAGTTTGCCTAAATTGCTTTGGGGTATCATTTTGACTGTTTCCCTAAGCTTATTAGTCAACCTCATCTTGTATCTTGTTGAAGAATTAGTCAAGAACGAAAGCGTGAGTTAA